From the Cryptomeria japonica chromosome 2, Sugi_1.0, whole genome shotgun sequence genome, one window contains:
- the LOC131035265 gene encoding probable calcium-binding protein CML23 → MLGAGRMSSTPAPVKTSTRRFSLTGRTSTSKDRTTQFHPSKSRKAVNGVAKSNGHVNGDVNGNGSNNGDCSRYLPSRDELQKVFKKFDANNDGQISCSELRGLIASMGQKSSDDEVNVMMKEADTDGDGFINFDEFYEANTKGVNGNRIKKDLESAFQMYDLDKSGNISAEELHKVLKSLGEVSSIQECRQMIKRVDKNADGCISFEEFMTMMSSPHP, encoded by the coding sequence ATGCTGGGGGCAGGTAGAATGAGTTCTACACCCGCGCCCGTCAAAACGTCCACCAGGAGATTTTCACTCACTGGTAGGACTTCCACATCCAAGGATAGAACGACTCAATTTCATCCTTCCAAGTCCCGAAAGGCCGTCAATGGCGTCGCCAAAAGTAACGGCCACGTTAACGGCGACGTTAACGGCAACGGTAGCAATAACGGCGACTGCTCGCGTTATCTGCCGAGCCGTGACGAGCTGCAGAAGGTGTTCAAGAAATTTGACGCCAATAATGACGGTCAAATATCTTGTTCTGAGCTGCGAGGCCTGATAGCTTCCATGGGGCAGAAGTCGAGTGACGATGAAGTGAACGTCATGATGAAGGAAGCTGATACCGACGGCGATGGATTCATCAATTTTGACGAGTTTTATGAGGCGAATACCAAGGGCGTCAATGGGAATCGTATCAAGAAGGACCTGGAGAGCGCGTTCCAGATGTATGATCTGGATAAAAGTGGGAATATTTCGGCTGAGGAGCTGCATAAAGTTCTCAAGAGCCTGGGAGAAGTCAGCAGCATTCAGGAATGCCGTCAGATGATCAAACGCGTGGATAAGAATGCTGATGGGTGTATCAGCTTTGAGGAATTCATGACCATGATGTCTTCTCCTCACCCTTAG